A single window of Ignavibacteriota bacterium DNA harbors:
- a CDS encoding glycosyltransferase, which translates to MSHKQKSIVITFLGNADQDSRVVNLIDSFSKLNYSVQTISFDWKTENFKPRVGKTNIYKLEKSNSSLKFYFTFFYLLIRDLIKYKADIYFSEDVYTLPVTYFFAKFNKSKIFYNSREIYAHLAGLRNKSKVQSIIAKIESSFIKKVDNVFVTGDMDKEFLEEKYQLKNILVLRNLPKYKNNFEVIDLRKMLDISINDKILLYQGVLLEGRGISKLIKLFDKINNAHFVIIGDGEFKSKFETEAKLLGMQNKVHFLGSINHNALLNYTVSADLGLALIENISLSYYYALPNKIFEYIMAEVPVVCSSLPQMKNIVDNYKIGKYVDADNECEIINTINNLISDERLLMVFKQNCKTAREELNWEKEFEKIVVKLNLDKNK; encoded by the coding sequence ATGTCGCATAAGCAAAAATCAATCGTTATTACATTTCTTGGAAACGCAGATCAAGATTCGCGCGTTGTGAATCTTATTGACTCGTTTTCAAAATTAAACTATTCTGTACAAACAATATCATTTGATTGGAAAACTGAAAATTTTAAACCTCGAGTTGGAAAAACAAATATATATAAGCTTGAAAAATCTAATTCAAGTCTAAAATTTTATTTCACATTTTTTTATTTATTGATTAGAGATTTAATAAAATATAAAGCTGATATATATTTTTCTGAAGATGTTTATACACTTCCGGTGACGTATTTTTTTGCAAAATTTAATAAAAGTAAAATATTTTATAATAGTAGAGAAATATACGCGCATTTAGCCGGATTGCGAAACAAATCCAAAGTACAGAGCATTATTGCAAAGATTGAAAGTTCGTTCATTAAAAAGGTTGATAATGTTTTTGTAACCGGAGATATGGACAAAGAATTCCTTGAAGAAAAATACCAACTCAAAAATATTTTGGTTTTAAGAAATCTTCCTAAGTATAAAAATAATTTTGAAGTAATTGATTTAAGAAAGATGTTGGACATTAGCATAAATGATAAAATATTATTGTATCAAGGCGTTTTATTAGAAGGAAGAGGAATATCAAAACTGATAAAACTTTTTGATAAAATTAATAACGCACATTTTGTAATAATCGGTGACGGCGAATTTAAATCAAAATTTGAAACTGAAGCCAAACTGCTTGGTATGCAAAACAAAGTACACTTTTTAGGATCTATTAATCACAACGCATTGCTGAATTATACTGTATCGGCAGATTTGGGATTAGCATTGATAGAGAACATTAGTTTAAGTTATTATTACGCCCTGCCAAATAAAATATTTGAATATATAATGGCTGAAGTTCCAGTTGTATGCAGCAGTCTGCCGCAAATGAAGAACATTGTAGATAATTACAAAATCGGTAAATATGTTGACGCAGATAATGAATGTGAAATTATAAATACGATAAATAACTTAATTTCTGATGAAAGATTATTAATGGTTTTCAAACAAAACTGTAAGACAGCGCGCGAAGAATTGAACTGGGAAAAGGAATTTGAAAAAATTGTTGTAAAACTAAATTTAGACAAAAATAAATAA
- a CDS encoding GNAT family N-acetyltransferase, translating into MEIIQYTPEWKDKWDDFVVNSSNGTMFHMQKFFDYHIPGKFNFNHLIFAEKNKIKAVLPGSLINNTHFESPIGASYGSIVIPDITFKETMDIVSTLLEYSKKNGINELTLTAAPMIYETFPNHNLDFSMLWQGFKFQLHYISSAIKLNPNIDIISRFNQTTRRNIRHSFNKGIRVEVNEKYDEFYPILIENKARHNVKPTHSFDDLQKLKQLMPDRLKLFMVYLDDKPIAGSLMFYANKNVAICFYNMLLYEYAEYKPIQRVMFEVVKDATERGYNYVDIGVSQDTSAENPMTPSMNLIDFKEKFDAKSIMRNTLHIKL; encoded by the coding sequence ATGGAAATTATTCAATATACTCCCGAATGGAAAGATAAGTGGGATGATTTTGTGGTTAATTCAAGCAATGGAACAATGTTTCATATGCAGAAATTTTTCGATTATCACATTCCCGGAAAATTCAATTTTAATCATTTAATTTTTGCTGAAAAAAATAAAATTAAAGCTGTTCTTCCCGGAAGTTTAATTAACAATACACATTTTGAATCACCAATAGGCGCAAGCTACGGTTCAATTGTTATTCCAGATATAACTTTTAAAGAAACAATGGATATTGTTTCAACGCTATTGGAATATTCAAAGAAAAATGGAATAAATGAATTAACATTAACCGCCGCTCCAATGATATATGAGACTTTTCCAAATCACAATTTGGATTTTTCAATGCTTTGGCAAGGATTCAAATTTCAGCTTCATTACATTTCAAGCGCGATAAAATTAAATCCTAATATAGATATTATTTCTAGATTCAATCAAACTACGAGAAGAAATATTCGTCATTCATTTAACAAAGGTATAAGAGTTGAAGTAAATGAAAAATATGATGAATTTTATCCGATATTAATAGAGAACAAAGCAAGACACAATGTTAAGCCAACGCATTCATTTGACGATTTGCAGAAATTAAAACAATTGATGCCGGATAGGCTTAAGCTATTTATGGTTTATTTGGATGATAAACCTATTGCGGGTTCATTAATGTTTTACGCCAATAAAAACGTCGCTATTTGTTTTTACAATATGCTTTTATATGAATATGCCGAATACAAACCTATACAAAGAGTTATGTTCGAAGTTGTAAAAGATGCAACTGAACGAGGTTATAATTATGTTGATATCGGAGTTTCTCAAGATACATCGGCAGAAAATCCAATGACACCAAGTATGAATCTTATTGATTTTAAGGAAAAATTTGACGCAAAATCAATAATGAGAAATACGCTTCACATAAAACTGTAA
- a CDS encoding PorV/PorQ family protein codes for MKKILTAALLLTTSLFAQNAGESGLSFLKIGTSAKNIAVSDIGYLDGSVSSVYYNPAAVNLNNSANVLFTHQAWIQDISSQFVGANFKLWGIPLSIGANTTKIKGFEVRTQPTDNPQSTFNVNYFYGNLSSGFDLYENLSFGFSLKYLYESFFTDDATGIGYDLGLIYSNVAENLNLGFSVRNLGSMNKLRLEKTKLPSDFILNATYVISVESASLKILPVLGIQNYFASKLAHIHIGSEVVYDNNFFLRLGYVSGVESRNISFGLGVLYKGFMLDYAFTPFSYGIGNANTISLQYLF; via the coding sequence ATGAAAAAAATTTTAACTGCAGCATTACTTTTAACAACTTCTTTATTTGCTCAAAATGCGGGCGAAAGCGGATTGTCTTTTCTAAAAATCGGAACAAGCGCAAAAAATATTGCTGTTTCTGATATTGGATATTTAGACGGCAGTGTTTCTTCGGTTTATTATAATCCAGCAGCTGTTAATTTAAATAACTCGGCAAACGTATTATTTACGCACCAAGCTTGGATTCAAGATATATCAAGTCAATTTGTAGGAGCAAATTTTAAGCTCTGGGGAATTCCCTTATCTATCGGCGCAAATACGACAAAAATTAAAGGTTTTGAAGTCAGAACTCAGCCGACAGATAATCCGCAGTCAACATTTAACGTTAATTATTTTTATGGCAATCTTTCTTCCGGATTTGATTTATATGAAAATTTGAGTTTTGGTTTTTCTTTAAAGTATTTGTATGAGAGTTTTTTTACCGACGATGCGACCGGAATTGGTTATGATCTTGGTTTGATATATTCAAATGTTGCCGAGAATTTAAATCTTGGGTTTTCCGTTAGGAATTTAGGAAGCATGAATAAATTGAGACTTGAGAAAACAAAATTGCCTTCCGACTTTATTTTAAATGCGACTTATGTAATTTCAGTAGAATCCGCGTCGCTTAAAATTCTTCCGGTTCTTGGTATTCAAAATTATTTTGCGTCAAAATTGGCTCACATACACATTGGTTCTGAAGTAGTTTATGATAATAACTTTTTTTTACGTTTGGGTTATGTAAGTGGTGTTGAATCAAGAAATATTTCTTTTGGACTTGGAGTGCTTTATAAAGGGTTTATGTTAGATTATGCGTTTACGCCGTTCAGCTATGGAATTGGAAATGCAAATACAATTTCACTTCAATATTTGTTCTAG